The following coding sequences lie in one Montipora foliosa isolate CH-2021 chromosome 11, ASM3666993v2, whole genome shotgun sequence genomic window:
- the LOC137975229 gene encoding putative nuclease HARBI1, whose amino-acid sequence SGIFTNIVAKWPGSTHDSFIFTDSVIGQQLQTQARTLEDGLLLGDSGYPCRPFLMTPYLNPSSAQQEAFNRAHTKTRVAIEQAFGWWKRRFHLLHSEIRMTPEKACILIGSCATPHNIAILRNEPMDGPDDTEDRPELTQYCGPEDGKAVRDYICDRFF is encoded by the coding sequence TCAGGCATCTTTACCAACATTGTCGCCAAATGGCCAGGAAGTACACATGACAGTTTCATTTTCACAGACTCTGTTATTGGACAGCAGCTGCAAACCCAGGCTCGAACACTAGAGGATGGTTTGCTCTTGGGAGACAGTGGCTACCCATGTCGTCCCTTCCTCATGACACCATACCTAAACCCATCCAGTGCCCAACAGGAAGCCTTCAATAGAGCCCACACAAAGACCCGTGTGGCTATCGAACAAGCATTTGGGTGGTGGAAAAGGAGATTCCATCTTCTCCATTCTGAAATTAGAATGACACCAGAGAAAGCATGCATTTTGATAGGATCGTGTGCAACCCCTCACAACATAGCCATCCTCAGGAATGAGCCAATGGATGGCCCTGATGACACAGAAGATCGACCAGAGCTTACACAATATTGTGGCCCTGAAGATGGAAAAGCTGTAAGGGACTATATTTGTGATAGGTTTTTCTAA
- the LOC137975233 gene encoding uncharacterized protein, with protein MRLQYIFADSAGKPHPFHVKSNWQPPPQPSVALESYLECTKFEIASIIFSNEKDNLSAQQREALKTLSVNKEINLKKADKGTTTVIMDTRQKIQEGLEQVSNENFCKPLETPIVSSTAVKVGNIVKTLFDKGHIDNMTYKWLSSGQNPPRIPEFYTLTKIHKNTPVGRPIVSGSSGPTERISCFVDSLLQPIAQKQESYIKDTTHFINFIENTPLPDGAVLATLDVCSLYTNIPQEEGIEVVCQYYQEHYQSKTPIPKQSLGDLMRLILKENSFKFNDKHYLQTHGIAMGTKMAVALAVIFMAHIENQLLALSPHKPLIWKRFIDDIFSVWTLPKAENFIVFANSFHTTIKFTHEMSSEKIVFLDTEVFKGPRFITDKILDVQTHFKPTETFQYTHFSSCHPLSVKKGFVKGEALRLLRTNSVKESFELEKLQFLERGYPKSFAEDILTEIKFSMRNTALQNKPKTSKKIIAFVTTFNPATPNLKKILIKHWHLIAGNHNLAGIFKNPPMVAYRKDKSLKDYLVRARIP; from the exons ATGCGCTTACAATATATATTTGCTGACTCAGCAGGCAAGCCCCACCCGTTCCACGTTAAATCAAACTGGCAACCGCCACCACAACCATCAGTGGCACTGGAAAGCTATTTGGAATGCACGAAATTTGAGATTGCCTCCATCatcttttcaaatgaaaaagatAACCTCTCAGCACAGCAAAGGGAAGCCCTGAAAACCCTTAGCGTGAACAAAGAGATCAACCTCAAAAAAGCGGACAAAGGGACCACAACTGTCATTATGGATACCAGACAAAAAATACAAGAAGGTCTAGAACAAGTCTCCAACGAGAATTTCTGTAAACCTCTTGAGACGCCTATTGTATCCTCGACAGCGGTAAAAGTTGGAAATATAGTCAAAACTTTGTTCGATAAAGGACACATTGACAATATGACCTACAAGTGGCTTTCTTCAGGCCAAAACCCACCGCGAATACCAGAATTTTACACGCTGAccaaaatacacaaaaacaCTCCTGTCGGCAGACCAATTGTTTCTGGTAGCAGTGGCCCAACAGAACGTATCTCCTGTTTTGTTGACTCCCTTTTACAACCGATCGCTCAAAAACAAGAGTCATATATCAAAGACACTACCCACTTTATCAACTTCATTGAAAACACTCCACTTCCCGACGGAGCGGTTCTAGCTACCCTTGACGTTTGTTCACTCTACACTAACATTCCACAAGAGGAGGGAATCGAAGTTGTTTGCCAATATTACCAAGAGCACTATCAGTCAAAAACACCCATCCCTAAACAATCACTTGGGGACCTCATGCGACTGATTCTCAAAGAGAactcttttaaatttaatgacAAACACTACCTACAAACGCACGGAATAGCTATgggcacaaaaatggcagtagctctcgccgtcaTTTTTATGGCGCACATTGAAAATCAACTACTAGCTCTCAGCCCACATAAACCTCTCATCTGGAAGAGATTCATCGATGACATCTTCTCAGTGTGGACCTTACCCAAAGCAGAA aattttattgttttcgccAACTCATTCCACACCACAATTAAATTCACGCATGAAATGTCATCGGAAAAGATCGTTTTCCTTGATACCGAAGTTTTTAAAGGCCCAAGGTTCATTACTGACAAAATTCTGGATgttcaaacacattttaagcCGACAGAAACGTTCCAATACACACACTTCTCCTCATGTCACCCTCTCAGCGTTAAGAAGGGCTTTGTAAAAGGAGAAGCTTTGCGCTTACTAAGAACAAACTCGGTTAAAGAATCCTTTGAGTTAGAGAAATTACAATTCTTAGAACGAGGCTACCCCAAAAGCTTCGCCGAGGATATCTTAACCgaaataaaattctcaatgCGCAACACGGCTTTACAAAACAAACCTAAAACATCCAAGAAAATTATCGCTTTCGTCACCACTTTCAACCCTGCTACACCGAATCTTAAAAAGATCTTAATTAAACACTGGCACCTTATAGCGGGCAACCATAATCTCGCGGGAATATTCAAAAATCCCCCAATGGTTGCTTATCGAAAGGACAAATCTCTGAAAGACTATCTTGTCAGAGCAAGAATTCCTTGA